The proteins below come from a single Dermatophilaceae bacterium Soc4.6 genomic window:
- a CDS encoding helix-turn-helix domain-containing protein encodes MRDAPAAQLTALAKARRASERADATRDRARQQLRQAVVDAVTAGVPEAEVARLAGVTRMTVRAWIGK; translated from the coding sequence GTGCGCGACGCCCCGGCGGCCCAGCTGACCGCGTTGGCGAAGGCACGCCGGGCCAGCGAACGCGCGGACGCCACCCGTGACCGCGCCCGTCAGCAGCTGCGTCAGGCCGTCGTCGACGCCGTCACCGCGGGCGTCCCCGAGGCAGAAGTGGCCCGCCTCGCGGGAGTCACCCGCATGACCGTCCGTGCGTGGATCGGCAAGTGA